The following coding sequences are from one uncultured Desulfobacter sp. window:
- a CDS encoding ATP-binding protein, which yields MTIKNRFRLNIAPKMPGLVPPLVMVGVLVVLLPVFILMTLDRVKKQDEFIRERFLITGTSLIRTFEAGTRIGMGSMQWGTKRIQSMLEETAGQPDVAYIMITDAVGKIIAHSDAGMVGKIYDGWADFVPLPRDPHLISSRSLNTQEGPVLEVAKRFIPFNIRFRGPRLGPVQGHSPNPGSVSNYDYKHGKMPSQPPAPATDGLAGPAFAVFGQTDHYILAGMSMAGVQAAQARGFKNIVIRGLLFFVFCCSGIIALFALQAYRAAQSSLEQVMAFSDNVIQNMPSGLITLDPKFNVTSANRAAEKILGDIPEKAFPQMAAMAADVSRAGGVASGEVALTQKEKGDLRLEMTVSTIPAEEDQIQGFVLLFRDLTQIRNLKKQVETNRRLAAIGKLAAGVAHEIRNPLSSIKGFATYFSRQYENEPEDVEIAKIMIQEVERMDRSITQLLEFAKPMAVEIKPTPIEPLIQHSLKLVSHDLDKKKVHVQTDLRTRRETIHTDPERVCQVLLNLYMNALNAMEINGTLEIVVTDVDDDLEIRVADNGCGIPAKDIEKIFDPYFTTRAKGTGLGLSIVHRIVENLNGEIRVESRPSKGTVFYITLPDGEKIE from the coding sequence ATGACCATAAAAAATAGATTTAGATTAAATATTGCCCCCAAAATGCCGGGTCTGGTGCCGCCATTGGTGATGGTGGGCGTTCTTGTTGTGCTGTTGCCGGTATTTATCCTGATGACCCTGGACCGGGTAAAAAAACAAGATGAATTTATCCGTGAGCGGTTTTTGATCACCGGTACATCCTTAATCCGTACTTTTGAAGCGGGGACCCGGATTGGCATGGGGTCCATGCAGTGGGGTACAAAAAGAATCCAGTCCATGCTGGAGGAGACCGCAGGGCAGCCCGATGTCGCATATATCATGATCACCGATGCCGTGGGGAAAATCATCGCCCATTCCGATGCCGGCATGGTCGGTAAAATATATGATGGATGGGCGGATTTTGTGCCCCTGCCCAGGGATCCCCACCTGATTTCCAGCCGGTCTCTGAACACCCAGGAGGGGCCGGTCCTGGAAGTGGCCAAACGTTTCATTCCGTTTAATATCCGGTTTAGAGGGCCGAGACTTGGGCCTGTCCAGGGCCACAGCCCCAATCCCGGGTCTGTTTCCAACTATGACTACAAGCACGGAAAAATGCCGTCCCAACCGCCTGCGCCCGCCACTGACGGTTTGGCAGGACCCGCGTTTGCCGTTTTCGGTCAGACCGATCATTATATTTTGGCGGGCATGTCCATGGCAGGGGTCCAGGCCGCCCAGGCCCGGGGCTTTAAGAATATTGTCATCAGAGGGCTTTTGTTTTTTGTGTTTTGCTGTTCGGGTATTATTGCCTTGTTTGCCCTCCAGGCTTACCGGGCCGCCCAGTCCTCTTTGGAACAGGTGATGGCCTTTTCCGACAATGTGATTCAAAATATGCCTTCGGGCCTGATCACGTTGGATCCGAAGTTTAATGTGACCTCTGCCAACCGGGCGGCGGAAAAAATTCTGGGTGACATTCCTGAAAAAGCTTTTCCCCAAATGGCTGCCATGGCGGCTGATGTGTCAAGGGCAGGGGGGGTCGCATCCGGAGAGGTGGCGTTGACCCAGAAAGAGAAGGGCGACCTTCGGCTGGAAATGACCGTTTCGACCATCCCGGCAGAAGAAGACCAGATCCAGGGCTTTGTTCTTTTATTCAGGGATCTGACCCAGATCCGCAACTTGAAAAAACAGGTGGAAACCAACCGGCGATTGGCCGCCATCGGCAAACTGGCCGCGGGCGTGGCCCATGAAATTCGAAATCCATTAAGCTCCATCAAGGGGTTTGCCACCTATTTTTCCCGGCAATATGAAAATGAACCCGAAGACGTGGAAATTGCAAAAATCATGATCCAGGAGGTGGAACGTATGGACCGTTCCATTACCCAGTTGCTGGAATTTGCCAAGCCCATGGCCGTTGAGATTAAGCCGACCCCCATCGAACCCCTTATCCAGCACTCCCTGAAACTGGTTTCCCATGACCTTGATAAAAAGAAGGTCCATGTTCAAACGGATTTACGCACCCGGCGGGAGACCATCCATACGGACCCGGAGCGGGTCTGCCAGGTGCTGCTTAATCTTTACATGAATGCCCTGAATGCCATGGAGATCAACGGGACGCTTGAAATCGTTGTAACCGATGTGGATGATGATCTTGAAATACGGGTGGCGGACAACGGCTGCGGCATTCCGGCAAAGGATATTGAAAAAATATTTGACCCCTATTTTACCACCCGGGCCAAAGGAACGGGGCTCGGATTGTCCATTGTCCATAGAATCGTTGAAAACCTCAACGGTGAAATCCGGGTGGAGAGCCGCCCCTCAAAAGGTACTGTGTTTTATATCACCCTGCCTGATGGTGAGAAAATAGAATAG